The DNA region CGCCTCTCTTTGACCCTGCGGGTCCTAGCTTTACTTTTGGTCCTCCCTCCTCGATTATGTCCCTTTCTGTCACCCAGTGGGTCCTCTCCGACTCTGCTCTTTGAAGCTCCGCCCCCACGACTCCACCCCTCCTTCCGCTGGTCCTGCTCTGGGCTTGGTGCGCCCCGGCAGCCTGACCCTGGCTGGTCTATCTTCCAGGGTTCTTTTCGAGGCCCCGCCCCTCATAAGCCACGCCCCTCTGAGGCCCCGCCTTTCTgtctcctgcccctcccctttCGCAGTCCACGGGCAATTCTCGGTGGCAGTGCGGGGCTGCGGTTCCGGACTCCCGGGCAAGAATGACCGCGGTCTGGACCTCCACGGGCTCCTGGCTTTCATCCAGCTGCAACAGTGCGCTGAGGACCGCTGCAACGCCAAGCTCAACCTCACCTCGCGAGGGCTCAACCCGGCAGGTCGGTGGCGGCGGGACCCAAGGCCCAGGGCGGGGTCTCAGCAGTCCCGGGAGCTGGGGCGTCTGCTAACCCAGGCGGCGACGGCGGGTACTCCTCCTGGACGGGGGTTGGGTCAAGCTTCAGCGGACAGCCGGCGGGGCTGCACCGTAGGCAGAGACTGGTTGATGCCGGGAGCTGAGCCAAACCTGATGGTGGGGGTGTCACCGGTGGACGGGGGCCACGCCCTCTATGGAAACCTATTTTGCAGGGGTGGGACTGGGGGACCGAGCAGTGCTTCCTGAGCCCCCTCCATCCTTTCTTTCTCCGGGTTTCCTTGCAGGCAATGAGAGTGCGTATGAACCAAACGGCTCCGAGTGCTACAGCTGCGTGGGGTTGAGCCACGAGAAGTGCCAGGGTACAGCGCCGCCGGTGGTGAGCTGCTACAATGCCAGCGACCGCGTCTACAAGGGCTGCTTTGATGGCAACGTCACCTTGACCGCAGGTGAGTGAACCTGCAGTTGTTAACAGTTGGGTAGCTTTCCTGGGGCACGGGGGCTTTTTGCCCAAAAGGGTTTCTGGAGACTGTCCTTGTGCCTAAGTGCTTGACTTGTCCTAGAACATCGTGGGAAATGCAGTCCCATCTCCAAGTAGCTTGAGGACAGGGACGTTTTTGTCCTAACCTATTTGtaaggggggtggggagaggataTGTTTCCATAGAAGGCTTCCAAGTACAAAATATGAGGACATGcagtggaaaatatatttaagccTCTAAGCTTCTGCCAGGTAGTGCAGGGAATCTAGTTCCATGTCTTTAAAACTCAGGGATCCTCACCTGTTTAGGAGTTTTAGGAGATAAGTGGTTCAGCCTCTCGCCCCCCCACCTGGAGGAACCATGGGAGATGAAATTCTTCAACTCCATCTGGCACCAGGTGTTCTATGGGAGACGTGATTCCAATTATAAGATTACAGTTTGGTGGGATTAGAGGTGGGTGAGTGGTGAGAGGCACATAACACAAGTTCCTTCTGATCTTTGGTCATAGGAAAGATACTGAATCCCCCAGTCGGAGCCTTTATTTCAAGGCAGACTCCGAGTTCAGGCTGCACACTCTTTCTCTCAAAGCTCTGTGTAGGAATGGGGCCCACCATGTGCCAAAGTCAATGGGACAGTGTTTGGCAGGGAGTGACCAGCGTTGAGATTTGGGGATTAATGGGTGCAGAGCCTTTTCTGGTGTCTGTCTTGTCTTGCTCCAGGtgcccttaatttttatttgtaccaACCTCCTCCCTCCAGTCACCGACTATCTGTGTCTCCCTCCTGCAGCTAATGTGACTGTGTCCTTGCCTGTACGGGGCTGTGTCCAGGATGAGTCCTGCACCCGGGATGGGGTGACAGGCCCGGGGTTCACCCTCAGCGGCTCCTGCTGCCAGGGTTCCCGCTGTAACTCGGACCTCCGCAACAAGACCTACTTCTCTCCTCGAATCCCACCCCTTGTCCTGCTGCCCCCTCCAACCACTCCGGCTCCAACCACTCATATCCCAAGTACCTCTGTCCCCACTTCCACGCCAGCCCCAACTGCTGCCACCTCTACCACCAaacccaccccagccccaaccagcCAGACAACTCCCCAGGAAGTACAGCCTGAGGTCTCCCGGGAAGAGGGGTCACGATTGGCTGGAGGTGCTGCTGGTCACCAGGACCGCAGTAATTCGGTACAGTATCCCTCCAAAGGTGACGGCCAGCACACCTCTAACAAAGGCACTACAACCTTGGGGGCCGGGCTGGCAGCTCTTCTATTGGCTGTGACTGCTGGGGCCCTAGTATGAACTTTTCCACCTGGACACTTCCCTCTCACCTGACTTTCCTGGCTCTGGGTGCCAAATCTGCCTTACTTCCGTTTCCCACCTCTGGACTGGGCTGGCCCAGCCTGGGTTCTTTAGATGCCCTGGGTTCCTCCAGCTTCAGCTGCACTGGTTTGCGGCTTGGGGAAATAGTTACCCTTGTAACTATTTAACTATATAAGCTGCTGGGGTGTTCTGGCTTTTCCAAGCAGCAACTGCATCCCCTCCTGGTGCCTAGGACAGAGTGAGAGAAGCCTGCTGTCCCAGGGAGTTGGTGGAGTGGATGACAAACTTCTTGTCCATTTTCCCATGGCCCAGTTGCACTGTGGGTGCCAGGGGTCATGGCTTCTGCCCCTGAGCATGGTCGCAGGCTCCTGCAGCCTTCCACACTAGACTGTGAGCTCCTCCAGGGCAGGGACTGTGCCTACAACTCTGTGTGGCCAGTTTGGGGCACAGAAAGGCTTCAAATAAAGATTTAATACTTTGTACAGTGCTTTAAAGgagtcatttccattttatttatttttcacaataacCTTGAAGCTGAGCTAGGGCACACATACCAAGACCTTTTGCAAGTAGAGAAGCTGAGATCTAGAGCTGtggtcctggggtggggggttgtGGTTGGAACTCCTTTTATCTCATGGGGTTGAAACAGCTTCTAGGTGATCCTACTGGTGAGGGGAGGTCGGTAGAAACCATTAAGCAGTATGGAGGGGTGACAGGTCCTCCAGCAAGCTAGGAGCCGAGAGAAGCTTCAAGTACTAGGTTAATGCAACCTCCAGAGGGGCCAGCTCCTTGCCATCCATCTGGTTTATGAAGGATCATTCAGTGGACTCACCCACCTGGTCCAAAGGGGCCAAGGATGCTACTGTCCATTTTTACTTCATGTTGGGGACTTGGGAACTGAGTCCAACCTCTGTCCTCCCAATAAGATGAAGCCTGACCCCAGAGGGGAAAAAGTGGTCCTGTTAGGTGTTGGGACTGCTTGATGTGGGGGACACCAGATGTGGGGAATAGTGACATAATAGTAATATTACCAACATTACTATTAATCATAGgttaaaaacaatagtaaataaCGATTATAGTAAGAGAATAAGAGCTTGAGTGGTCATTATTTAACACATGAACTATGATATATGCATTCCATTGACAAATGGTAACATCAGTAATAGTTAtattgggggctgaggttgtggctcagtggtagagcgtttgcctagcacgt from Urocitellus parryii isolate mUroPar1 chromosome 15, mUroPar1.hap1, whole genome shotgun sequence includes:
- the Lypd3 gene encoding ly6/PLAUR domain-containing protein 3, whose protein sequence is MGPAGKADAGAVIWSTACLFLLPLLLREGAQALECYSCVQKADDGCSRQKMKTVKCAPGVDVCTEAVGAVETIHGQFSVAVRGCGSGLPGKNDRGLDLHGLLAFIQLQQCAEDRCNAKLNLTSRGLNPAGNESAYEPNGSECYSCVGLSHEKCQGTAPPVVSCYNASDRVYKGCFDGNVTLTAANVTVSLPVRGCVQDESCTRDGVTGPGFTLSGSCCQGSRCNSDLRNKTYFSPRIPPLVLLPPPTTPAPTTHIPSTSVPTSTPAPTAATSTTKPTPAPTSQTTPQEVQPEVSREEGSRLAGGAAGHQDRSNSVQYPSKGDGQHTSNKGTTTLGAGLAALLLAVTAGALV